In a genomic window of Candidatus Omnitrophota bacterium:
- a CDS encoding response regulator: MNKNILKNRPFLRAISLFVILAFGESVLIPQYVPKVLAQSALGVPSSGAVIHLSQPFTPVIFRGLKVFPKDPLRFDFIVDRADSKLEKEEFKSETEKLIRYFLASLTIPEKDLWVNLSPYEQDRIIPRSLGKTEMGKDMLAQDYLLKQITASLIHPEGDTGKKFWQRVYSRAYQEYGTTEIPVDTFNKVWIMPQKAVVYEFGDRAFVLESKLKVMLETDYLAMQEDRRERMEDRGGVPILTAGSQSKRNKFAQADLTSTQSLRKSGAHLKSKLASDIIRDIVIPELESEVNFGENFAQLRQIYHSMILAAWFKKKLKGSILNQVYADQNKIKGVDLVEENVSQEIYDQYLQAFKKGVCDFIKVEHDPYTNKNIPRKYFSGGIEWVASSNIEYVTNISSQPPVWVSSSSLEGVDLNLKPVFDAPDQEAGSNIVDLISALSLAGYPQKKNQQRNIVLIGSIDSLESAIFLSNKFPKSIIYVVEEDEQFFEELKKQLKEVDDDQNTTGIQLIHAHPSDVSDSLANEMIDLVLMDSHVDYYGYIQNELPDILKEIKRILKPKGIFCADSISYFKEAKQDLEVLGFFYSQPSEKKYKDWILVAEKKISSSVTDSAQSVISDLKKDLGQGPWVFYAFGEVPHIYWDDNLDIEFFKKKQQDFLRSATQLSKSIPFEFDLIQRGRLDSFTIELLKNAYDALLAVWDKELPQKNIALKNYIPQVMFDMSIDDDSLIISVYDNGIGDTASREIFTKHKNQKANEGKRYCYLGGGGWGLIKVQYIKSLYKGDFSLTLGNRSSRFTHAKITIPLSKLVIKNNEKLDKLSSFFIKSDSAQAKGNKISSPTTDPAQVVSSGILLPVDIEKEKQGFISDWNKYYQDGLGAEKMKLMVEKSKGVMSIYDFIKIWMVKSKKTLGGYSLGINEESYFGFCDLAGLTNHYEGYKEMEITFFGNPDHRYIQKISATGKPIVFFIPKNIFTYSDNYAQHTKTEMRYLLENFSYLENVYFVFGAYEIIPQEYEEEWMEKCPIRLSGREWYAKLIEKVFSDVNDVRRTSSDARLPARQDSRFTIGEAAADLPDRQAGSAQAGGKSAANNESKSIISSSIGVRMTQEKFSHELGRPLSEGEWALVDALWRIVPSSNEQNQSLSIWKRVRNQKIFSKKASRPRSADEDILDIFRKMDLVFRGDAKQKKDFIYQMENYVHLYLEKEKNFEGLEPFELLKTVLAQANQSRPLDRTLIVLSDVIDRGLIKSEETIVGIAEKFHSDPSQWKDIPDQSSKKKSIIGRKPVVLLVDDNPGQIRELKVSLENAGYDVDFAMAPETGLKKIEESIPDLIVTDWEMAPFMDGITFIKRLKKSYPDIPVVFRSGDVGDGDDSRSMRGSFILAAFDNVVAVSGKFREEDVAFQKIQEFVKTSSPMGDQVSIDLDMEKPQKGSVYVGNDEVFPKAVREFLGDRRVLVMENICDQEVDAQTLSLAPKKIDNPVALRVIVVRSADNLEDKKPLCNVFVLDASDKDAPMLAYSSMKMNTEEGYYMQTWSKRTAPFSIPRQAFIQRSIVLLLAKGGIKEHRSDTEGGLQNDRSNDRYLNMKNDSRLEVIADKGYIVRYIGASSGLMGDGNAEDSDQDLHITEALRKKISESGMVKAFSETEFFEDQRIKNEDDLIEALNKHSQGVFDIREFKQREFLEDVYAFGPRGERHNKVVEELGFIHYMTSLEPYNFVFSHLIKKLIQEKSKIVFFVGRNLDQQHFTKLTTEELRLLFDKEGSIENVYFVFGLYDPLPNVENAYQIKEDSHDDVTVEIEKGSEDRDHRVVKKRRAFPKTVANEKAVKKIEEFLKTEKGFIQYVLDFVEKENGLTYWFSDGFIAYLKKRLEKEFSINITTRMLVDLFGLNSGLYSLGLNDKNLKTGGIRDSTRDVLMSDFMSHQGPEAEKSKRYFIELCSNKYVQKMFKNLEPGAVSIRDGVTLFDYLLKRLKESFSGYVIDFINSGGNSFWDLKGSQGLYAYSKKRLEQHLGGEITNLMYSNLLGFSFPSSEKRRLTGVIYSKTRDLIVARFRLEGEARKGIDKIYENQTRNIDEEKLRTIRLKSKAENYIRGGAFEKYVVDYIKKYGSGVFADTKGKEGFYFYAKERVELDLNAKIDDLLFNRILGVKFNLSKKKRFHTRSMLMNLKKIDLICNKFNIDKKIKKYLKGICFQSREGKKAILNDFYVPYFKEKLEEYLKRGDQNIVSLFGKDGFFYYLFTRGSFLLEAHAQFLGVEEDVLANLMEGNIEGSILDELKSIPITIGLSAKLKNIFLNLLEEEKENKKFSGITNLKEFAFGPKRQVLESVASSVVTLRDGSTIPESVYRNVRDALGLPDNRNPEKKYFTIFQGGSSDEAIRILSLIASKENFNKNDFLNLAMGGNRDLFKDILRYLAEKNLVVFSGKFEDNIKFDRDSSLSMDSTVALLIRASIDTSGDPFRGTTYFAFQDPLSQDSSKISSPTIDLAQAMTAGEKTSSSGIKLIDSKSVKQAIEEASPFDIQVNGQKIPIYLYCNFSDDLRAYKKNVVSLMIQAMPFGRNVRSQEYREGIEGHPALSNLLNISSDLGELERGGFFGLLTASLEQRSDGSVVLYFEENQFSSNFKRIKPGSARKAYEEWVPRAHKHLIDVLKKNFNVVDVYALSKDVIHEHYKNDRISKARLKGVFKKDADAIWNDLVDHQWIFSYSVDGYDIARVNPVPPQGRERLAGDWDMERLDRFLSTPQSKVSGENLREAYSLPYNRPEWRRVTMPLPEALRFQWGNSFWGNTAIVGDVELYHYEPMGDEAQGNKISSPTSIDPAQGGKTSSPTLAEMLVASEGIPKFLMETAKSVLFENDEKIKEFLGIEQIRSVRCRPYFLHTPLSLLVFTFETEKGQRSIYVKRKCSDFEQELTLDASREEVFPPSMILNESDGRKALFIRGIDDGASLEKVKKDPDWKKFFLNNEEHFVKKIGNQYGKLNKKADVMHHDVLLRHIFITKNKKVFLIDLTTEDDDGNPMSSRWRGMLHYLGEDLYKVKGKIFSFVRDLYSSDLVSGKMLFNDFKKKENFYQQWVQGGYDEIPEEVNRPSKEKNPYFPGKEEIASSPAQVGERVISLDDYSKGDSDIQGKAGQSAVYFSEDGKHVLKIFNKDLVKKYVSDGEISDAHVVIMAKIILNLSEEMKRKFMDSKIKIVVPELVRIKNGPLALLSKRIKGGEPSFLDRGAVKKISEFRERISGLLAFPIQDRRELDYTNFLIDELTGQIYCIDLIDMISLFYILDQIEEKPFDDLDRISKRFIKDDFDKKSISLPIGKAISDPAQAGDGDRSQTLVQRFTGNSVMATISQRNNDVIQFIKNFLESDSIFIKEAINQGENFSDEEVNSRWKKILEDFSKDLGPNQIVDNLKDFLNIETIGNYDIHQMISHQITIALGALETLTAIKKKKPEKWTDQEYNAAVAEWETRVKDYGFQAYITLRAIELAAREEKISSVFINQTTGGIDFDRDNWELETRGEGIEFEIPAELQGVNFDEIQGFVPVIINIVPITNILLILGLSEKDIKNLKWAQELQVADKPRELSLL; encoded by the coding sequence ATGAATAAAAATATATTAAAGAATAGACCTTTTTTAAGGGCGATTTCCCTATTTGTTATTTTGGCTTTTGGGGAGAGCGTGCTTATTCCTCAATATGTTCCTAAGGTTTTGGCGCAGAGTGCTTTAGGAGTTCCTTCTTCAGGTGCAGTTATTCATTTAAGTCAGCCATTTACGCCTGTTATTTTTAGGGGTTTAAAGGTTTTCCCAAAAGATCCCCTAAGATTTGATTTTATTGTTGATCGTGCTGATTCTAAGCTTGAAAAGGAAGAATTTAAGTCTGAAACCGAAAAATTAATTCGTTACTTTTTGGCATCTTTGACAATTCCTGAAAAAGACCTTTGGGTTAATCTTTCTCCGTATGAGCAAGACCGCATTATTCCACGAAGTCTTGGAAAAACAGAGATGGGAAAAGATATGCTAGCTCAAGATTATTTGCTAAAGCAAATCACAGCTTCTTTGATTCACCCAGAGGGTGACACAGGCAAGAAGTTTTGGCAACGAGTTTATAGTCGGGCTTATCAAGAATATGGCACAACTGAAATTCCTGTGGACACGTTTAACAAGGTTTGGATTATGCCTCAAAAGGCTGTTGTTTATGAATTTGGAGATCGGGCTTTTGTGCTTGAGAGCAAGCTAAAGGTAATGCTGGAAACAGACTATTTGGCAATGCAAGAAGATAGAAGGGAGAGGATGGAAGATAGAGGAGGTGTTCCGATTTTGACTGCTGGGTCGCAGTCAAAACGGAATAAATTCGCGCAGGCTGACTTGACGTCGACTCAAAGTCTCCGTAAGTCAGGCGCTCATTTAAAAAGCAAGTTAGCCTCTGACATTATCCGCGATATTGTTATTCCCGAATTAGAAAGCGAAGTCAATTTTGGTGAGAATTTTGCGCAATTGCGCCAAATCTATCATTCCATGATTTTGGCAGCATGGTTTAAAAAGAAACTTAAAGGATCGATCCTCAATCAAGTTTATGCGGATCAGAACAAAATTAAAGGCGTTGATTTAGTTGAAGAGAATGTTTCGCAAGAAATTTATGATCAATATTTACAAGCATTTAAAAAAGGTGTTTGTGATTTTATTAAAGTCGAACATGATCCATATACGAATAAGAATATTCCAAGAAAATATTTTTCCGGCGGTATCGAATGGGTGGCATCAAGTAATATTGAATATGTTACAAATATTTCGAGTCAGCCGCCTGTTTGGGTGTCGAGCTCAAGCCTTGAAGGTGTTGATTTGAATCTCAAGCCGGTTTTCGATGCTCCTGATCAAGAAGCAGGATCTAATATCGTAGATCTAATTTCGGCTTTAAGCTTAGCTGGATATCCTCAAAAAAAGAATCAACAAAGAAATATTGTTTTGATTGGTTCAATAGATAGTCTTGAAAGCGCAATCTTTCTTTCAAATAAGTTTCCAAAATCAATTATTTATGTTGTTGAGGAAGATGAACAGTTTTTTGAAGAGCTTAAAAAGCAGCTTAAAGAAGTTGATGACGATCAAAATACGACAGGCATTCAGTTGATCCATGCGCATCCTTCAGATGTTTCGGATTCTTTGGCTAACGAAATGATTGATTTGGTTTTGATGGACAGTCATGTTGATTATTATGGATACATACAAAATGAACTTCCTGATATTTTAAAAGAAATTAAACGTATCCTAAAACCAAAGGGCATTTTTTGTGCTGATTCTATTTCTTATTTTAAAGAAGCAAAACAAGATCTTGAAGTTCTAGGGTTTTTTTATTCGCAGCCATCTGAAAAAAAATATAAGGATTGGATTTTGGTTGCTGAGAAAAAGATTTCTTCATCTGTCACCGATTCCGCGCAGTCTGTTATCTCGGATCTTAAAAAGGACTTGGGTCAAGGACCGTGGGTTTTTTATGCGTTTGGCGAAGTTCCTCATATTTATTGGGATGATAATTTGGATATTGAATTTTTTAAGAAAAAACAACAAGATTTTCTTAGATCCGCAACGCAATTGTCAAAATCAATTCCTTTTGAATTTGATCTAATACAGAGAGGAAGACTAGATTCTTTTACTATTGAGCTTCTTAAGAATGCCTATGATGCCCTTTTAGCTGTTTGGGACAAGGAGCTGCCTCAAAAGAATATTGCTTTGAAAAACTATATTCCACAAGTAATGTTTGATATGAGTATTGATGATGACTCTTTGATTATTTCGGTTTACGATAATGGAATCGGTGACACAGCAAGTCGAGAGATTTTTACAAAACATAAGAATCAAAAAGCTAACGAAGGGAAACGTTATTGTTATCTTGGCGGCGGTGGCTGGGGATTAATAAAGGTGCAGTATATCAAAAGTCTTTATAAAGGGGATTTTTCCTTAACGCTTGGAAACCGATCTAGCCGTTTTACACATGCAAAGATTACTATTCCTTTATCTAAGCTTGTTATCAAAAACAATGAAAAATTAGATAAGCTAAGCTCCTTTTTTATAAAATCTGACTCTGCGCAAGCGAAAGGCAACAAGATTTCTTCGCCTACAACCGACCCCGCGCAGGTGGTCTCAAGCGGAATCCTTTTACCGGTTGACATCGAAAAAGAAAAACAGGGTTTTATTTCAGATTGGAATAAGTATTATCAGGATGGACTTGGCGCTGAAAAAATGAAGCTGATGGTGGAAAAATCTAAAGGGGTCATGTCGATTTATGATTTTATAAAGATATGGATGGTAAAAAGCAAAAAGACGCTCGGAGGATATTCCTTGGGTATCAATGAAGAATCTTATTTTGGATTTTGCGATTTGGCTGGACTCACAAATCATTATGAAGGCTATAAAGAGATGGAAATAACGTTTTTTGGGAATCCAGATCACAGGTATATCCAAAAAATTTCAGCCACAGGAAAACCAATCGTTTTCTTTATTCCTAAAAACATTTTTACCTATTCAGACAATTATGCACAGCATACAAAAACCGAAATGAGATATTTGCTTGAAAATTTTTCTTATTTAGAAAACGTTTATTTCGTCTTTGGAGCTTATGAGATTATTCCCCAAGAATATGAAGAAGAATGGATGGAGAAATGTCCAATCCGGCTTAGCGGAAGAGAATGGTATGCAAAGCTTATCGAGAAGGTTTTTTCTGATGTGAACGACGTACGACGAACATCGAGCGACGCCCGCCTGCCGGCGAGGCAGGATTCACGCTTCACGATCGGCGAAGCTGCCGCCGACCTGCCTGACCGGCAGGCAGGCTCCGCGCAGGCGGGGGGAAAGTCCGCAGCCAATAACGAAAGTAAGTCAATCATCTCATCATCGATAGGGGTCAGGATGACTCAAGAAAAATTTAGTCATGAGCTGGGAAGACCTTTAAGTGAAGGTGAGTGGGCTCTTGTTGATGCGCTTTGGAGAATTGTGCCCTCTTCTAATGAGCAAAATCAATCTCTTTCTATCTGGAAGAGGGTGCGCAATCAGAAAATCTTTTCTAAAAAAGCATCAAGACCACGTTCTGCAGATGAGGATATTTTAGATATTTTTAGAAAGATGGATTTGGTGTTTAGAGGCGATGCTAAGCAAAAAAAGGATTTTATTTATCAAATGGAAAATTATGTTCATTTGTATTTAGAGAAAGAAAAGAATTTTGAAGGTTTGGAGCCTTTTGAGTTGCTAAAAACGGTGTTAGCTCAAGCTAATCAGTCTCGGCCTTTGGATCGGACATTGATCGTGTTGAGCGATGTAATCGACAGAGGATTAATTAAGTCTGAAGAAACTATCGTTGGAATTGCTGAGAAATTTCATTCTGATCCATCTCAATGGAAAGATATTCCTGATCAAAGCTCAAAAAAGAAGTCTATAATCGGGAGAAAACCGGTGGTTTTGTTGGTTGATGATAATCCAGGCCAGATCAGAGAGCTTAAGGTTTCTTTGGAGAATGCGGGATATGATGTTGACTTTGCCATGGCACCTGAAACAGGATTGAAGAAAATTGAGGAATCAATCCCTGATCTTATTGTCACCGATTGGGAAATGGCGCCTTTCATGGATGGCATAACATTTATTAAGAGACTTAAAAAATCTTATCCAGATATTCCGGTTGTCTTTAGGTCAGGTGACGTTGGAGATGGTGATGACAGCCGTAGCATGCGAGGGAGTTTTATTTTAGCTGCGTTTGATAATGTTGTTGCTGTTTCTGGGAAGTTTCGCGAAGAAGATGTCGCATTTCAAAAGATTCAAGAATTCGTCAAAACCTCCAGCCCGATGGGTGATCAGGTATCGATAGATCTTGATATGGAAAAACCGCAAAAAGGATCTGTTTACGTAGGAAACGATGAAGTTTTTCCTAAAGCGGTGAGAGAATTTTTAGGAGACAGAAGAGTTTTGGTTATGGAAAATATATGCGATCAAGAGGTGGATGCGCAAACTCTTTCTTTGGCTCCTAAAAAGATAGACAATCCTGTTGCGCTTAGAGTGATTGTTGTAAGGTCAGCAGATAATCTGGAGGATAAAAAGCCTCTTTGCAATGTCTTTGTTTTGGATGCCTCAGATAAAGATGCTCCTATGTTGGCGTATTCAAGCATGAAGATGAACACGGAAGAAGGCTATTATATGCAGACATGGTCGAAAAGGACAGCTCCTTTTAGTATTCCAAGACAAGCTTTTATTCAACGGTCAATAGTTTTATTGTTAGCTAAGGGAGGCATAAAGGAGCATAGATCTGATACTGAGGGAGGCTTGCAAAATGATCGATCTAACGATAGATATCTTAATATGAAGAACGATTCTCGCCTTGAGGTCATTGCTGATAAGGGCTATATTGTTAGATATATTGGTGCTTCGAGTGGTTTGATGGGGGATGGAAATGCTGAAGACAGTGATCAGGATTTGCATATAACGGAGGCGCTTCGAAAAAAAATATCAGAAAGTGGCATGGTTAAGGCGTTTTCGGAAACCGAATTTTTTGAGGATCAAAGGATTAAGAATGAAGATGATTTAATTGAGGCCCTTAATAAACATTCTCAAGGAGTATTTGATATTAGAGAGTTTAAGCAAAGAGAGTTTTTAGAAGACGTTTATGCGTTTGGACCACGCGGAGAAAGACATAACAAAGTAGTTGAGGAATTAGGATTTATCCACTATATGACATCTTTAGAGCCATATAATTTTGTTTTTTCTCATTTAATTAAGAAATTAATTCAGGAAAAATCTAAAATTGTTTTTTTTGTTGGCAGAAATCTTGATCAGCAACATTTCACGAAGCTTACAACTGAAGAGTTGAGATTGCTTTTTGATAAAGAGGGATCCATAGAAAATGTTTATTTTGTTTTTGGTCTTTATGATCCTTTGCCTAATGTTGAGAATGCGTATCAAATAAAAGAAGATTCTCATGATGATGTAACAGTCGAAATAGAAAAAGGGAGCGAGGACAGGGATCATCGGGTAGTGAAGAAACGCAGAGCCTTTCCCAAAACAGTTGCCAATGAAAAAGCTGTTAAGAAAATTGAAGAATTTTTAAAAACTGAAAAAGGATTTATCCAATATGTTCTTGATTTTGTGGAGAAAGAAAATGGTCTTACTTACTGGTTCTCCGATGGTTTTATCGCCTATCTTAAGAAAAGATTAGAAAAAGAATTTTCAATAAACATAACAACGCGAATGCTTGTCGATTTGTTTGGGCTTAATTCGGGTCTCTATAGCCTAGGGTTAAATGATAAGAATTTGAAAACAGGAGGAATTAGGGATAGCACCCGAGATGTTTTGATGAGTGATTTTATGAGCCATCAAGGGCCAGAGGCAGAAAAATCAAAACGATATTTTATTGAATTATGTTCAAATAAATATGTTCAAAAAATGTTTAAAAATCTTGAGCCAGGAGCGGTATCGATTAGGGATGGTGTTACGCTTTTTGATTATTTGCTTAAACGTCTAAAAGAAAGTTTTTCAGGCTACGTTATCGATTTTATCAATTCAGGTGGAAATTCTTTTTGGGATTTAAAAGGTTCACAAGGACTTTATGCCTATTCAAAGAAAAGGCTTGAGCAACACTTAGGTGGAGAGATAACAAATCTCATGTATTCTAATTTGCTAGGTTTTTCTTTTCCTAGTTCAGAAAAAAGGCGCCTTACAGGTGTTATATATAGTAAAACAAGAGATTTGATAGTTGCAAGATTTAGGCTTGAAGGAGAAGCGAGAAAAGGCATAGATAAAATTTATGAAAATCAAACAAGAAATATCGATGAGGAAAAGCTGCGCACAATAAGATTAAAATCAAAAGCTGAGAATTATATTCGGGGAGGGGCGTTTGAGAAGTATGTAGTTGATTATATTAAGAAATATGGATCAGGAGTTTTTGCAGATACTAAGGGGAAAGAAGGTTTTTATTTTTATGCTAAAGAAAGAGTAGAGCTTGATCTCAACGCCAAGATAGATGATTTGCTTTTTAATCGTATTTTAGGGGTTAAATTTAATTTATCAAAGAAAAAGAGATTTCATACAAGATCTATGCTGATGAACCTTAAAAAGATCGATCTGATATGCAATAAATTTAATATCGACAAAAAAATTAAGAAATATTTAAAAGGTATATGTTTTCAGAGTAGAGAGGGGAAAAAAGCTATTCTTAATGACTTTTATGTCCCATATTTTAAAGAAAAGCTTGAAGAATATTTAAAGCGAGGGGATCAGAATATTGTAAGCCTTTTTGGGAAAGATGGATTTTTTTACTATCTTTTTACTAGGGGATCTTTTTTATTGGAAGCGCACGCGCAATTTCTTGGTGTTGAAGAGGATGTTTTGGCTAATTTAATGGAAGGAAACATCGAAGGGTCCATTCTCGATGAATTAAAATCGATTCCGATTACCATAGGTCTCAGCGCTAAATTGAAAAATATATTTTTGAATCTTTTAGAAGAAGAAAAGGAAAACAAAAAGTTTTCTGGCATAACTAATTTAAAGGAGTTCGCTTTTGGTCCCAAAAGGCAGGTTTTAGAATCGGTAGCTTCTAGCGTTGTTACGCTTAGAGACGGCAGCACGATTCCTGAGAGCGTGTATCGAAATGTGCGTGATGCTCTTGGCTTGCCAGACAACAGAAATCCTGAAAAGAAGTATTTTACAATTTTTCAGGGTGGCAGCAGTGATGAGGCAATAAGGATTTTGAGCCTAATTGCTTCTAAAGAAAATTTTAATAAAAATGATTTTTTAAATTTAGCGATGGGTGGCAACCGGGATTTGTTTAAAGATATTTTGCGTTATTTAGCAGAAAAAAATTTGGTTGTTTTTAGTGGAAAGTTTGAAGACAATATAAAATTTGATCGAGATAGCAGCTTGTCTATGGATAGCACAGTTGCGCTCTTGATTCGCGCAAGCATTGATACGAGCGGAGACCCTTTCAGAGGAACTACATATTTTGCTTTTCAAGATCCGCTTTCGCAGGATAGTAGTAAGATTTCTTCTCCCACCATTGACCTCGCGCAGGCCATGACGGCAGGGGAAAAAACGAGTTCATCAGGTATCAAGCTTATCGATTCGAAATCGGTCAAGCAAGCCATTGAAGAGGCGAGTCCGTTCGATATTCAGGTTAATGGTCAAAAGATCCCCATTTATTTGTATTGTAATTTTTCTGATGATCTTAGGGCATACAAAAAGAATGTTGTTTCGTTGATGATCCAAGCGATGCCTTTTGGCAGGAATGTCCGTTCTCAAGAATACAGAGAGGGGATTGAGGGTCACCCGGCGCTTTCGAACCTTTTGAATATTTCATCTGATCTTGGAGAGCTTGAGAGAGGTGGGTTTTTTGGTTTACTAACTGCGTCCCTTGAGCAAAGATCTGATGGAAGCGTGGTTTTGTATTTTGAAGAGAATCAGTTTTCGAGCAATTTTAAGCGCATTAAGCCGGGTAGTGCGCGCAAAGCATATGAGGAGTGGGTTCCTCGAGCTCATAAACATCTCATTGATGTTTTAAAGAAAAATTTTAATGTGGTAGATGTATATGCGCTTTCCAAAGACGTTATCCATGAACATTATAAGAATGACCGCATTAGTAAGGCGCGGCTGAAAGGTGTATTTAAAAAAGACGCGGATGCGATCTGGAATGATCTTGTCGACCATCAATGGATTTTTTCATATTCTGTTGACGGATATGACATCGCGCGCGTTAATCCTGTGCCGCCTCAAGGCCGTGAAAGATTGGCCGGAGATTGGGATATGGAGAGATTAGATCGCTTTTTAAGTACTCCTCAATCGAAGGTGAGCGGAGAGAATTTAAGAGAAGCTTATAGCCTCCCTTATAATAGACCAGAGTGGCGACGCGTGACCATGCCTCTTCCTGAGGCTTTACGTTTCCAATGGGGAAACTCATTTTGGGGAAACACCGCAATAGTTGGCGATGTTGAACTTTATCATTATGAGCCGATGGGGGATGAGGCGCAAGGCAACAAGATTTCTTCGCCCACCTCCATTGACCCCGCGCAGGGAGGGAAAACTTCCTCTCCAACATTAGCTGAAATGCTTGTAGCATCGGAAGGGATTCCAAAATTTTTAATGGAAACGGCAAAAAGCGTTCTTTTTGAGAATGACGAGAAAATTAAGGAATTTTTAGGTATAGAGCAGATTAGAAGTGTTCGGTGTCGACCTTATTTTTTACATACACCATTGAGCCTTTTAGTTTTTACATTTGAGACTGAAAAAGGACAAAGATCAATTTATGTTAAGCGTAAATGCTCTGACTTTGAACAAGAGCTTACTCTTGACGCTTCTCGGGAAGAGGTCTTTCCTCCAAGTATGATTTTAAATGAGTCCGATGGCAGAAAGGCACTGTTTATTCGAGGAATAGATGATGGGGCTTCTTTGGAAAAAGTTAAAAAAGACCCCGATTGGAAGAAGTTCTTTTTGAACAATGAAGAACATTTCGTTAAAAAAATAGGAAATCAATACGGAAAATTAAATAAAAAGGCAGATGTTATGCATCACGATGTTCTTCTAAGGCATATATTTATTACAAAAAATAAAAAGGTATTCTTAATTGATTTAACAACAGAAGATGATGATGGAAATCCGATGTCGTCTAGATGGAGGGGCATGCTCCACTATCTAGGCGAGGATCTTTATAAGGTAAAAGGAAAAATTTTTAGTTTTGTCCGCGATCTTTATTCGAGCGACTTGGTTTCTGGAAAAATGTTATTTAATGATTTTAAAAAGAAAGAAAATTTTTATCAACAGTGGGTTCAAGGAGGATATGACGAAATACCTGAAGAGGTTAATAGGCCCAGTAAAGAAAAGAATCCCTATTTTCCGGGGAAAGAAGAAATTGCCTCCAGCCCCGCTCAGGTAGGAGAGAGAGTTATTTCTCTGGATGATTATAGTAAGGGTGATTCAGATATTCAAGGAAAAGCAGGTCAGTCGGCTGTCTATTTTTCCGAAGACGGGAAACATGTTTTAAAGATATTTAACAAAGATTTGGTTAAAAAGTATGTAAGTGATGGCGAAATTTCCGATGCACATGTAGTTATTATGGCTAAAATTATATTGAATCTCTCTGAAGAAATGAAAAGAAAGTTCATGGACTCAAAAATAAAAATTGTAGTTCCTGAGCTTGTAAGAATCAAAAATGGTCCTTTGGCCCTTTTGTCAAAAAGAATAAAAGGGGGAGAGCCGTCTTTCTTAGATCGAGGAGCAGTTAAGAAGATAAGTGAATTTCGCGAACGGATTTCCGGCCTTCTTGCGTTTCCTATTCAGGACAGAAGAGAATTAGATTACACAAATTTTTTAATTGATGAGCTCACAGGGCAAATTTATTGTATTGATTTGATTGACATGATTAGCTTGTTCTACATTCTTGATCAGATCGAAGAGAAACCTTTTGACGACCTGGATCGGATTAGTAAAAGATTTATAAAAGATGATTTTGATAAAAAATCCATCTCCTTACCCATCGGCAAAGCCATCTCCGACCCCGCGCAGGCAGGGGATGGTGATCGTAGTCAAACGCTTGTGCAACGCTTTACAGGTAATTCTGTCATGGCAACTATTTCACAACGTAATAATGATGTGATCCAATTTATTAAGAATTTTCTTGAAAGCGATTCTATTTTTATAAAGGAAGCCATTAACCAAGGTGAGAATTTCTCAGATGAAGAAGTTAATAGTAGATGGAAGAAGATTTTAGAAGATTTTAGCAAAGATTTAGGCCCAAATCAGATTGTTGATAATTTAAAAGATTTTTTAAACATAGAAACGATAGGAAATTATGATATTCATCAAATGATATCTCATCAGATAACGATTGCGCTAGGGGCCCTTGAGACTTTAACGGCCATTAAAAAGAAAAAGCCTGAAAAATGGACGGATCAAGAATATAACGCCGCGGTAGCCGAATGGGAGACAAGGGTAAAAGATTACGGCTTCCAAGCTTATATTACTTTGCGCGCTATTGAACTTGCTGCAAGAGAGGAAAAAATATCCTCTGTTTTCATAAACCAAACAACCGGCGGTATTGATTTTGATCGAGACAATTGGGAGCTGGAGACTAGAGGCGAAGGAATTGAATTTGAGATTCCAGCGGAGCTTCAAGGGGTTAATTTTGATGAAATTCAAGGTTTTGTGCCTGTTATCATTAATATTGTGCCAATCACAAATATTTTGCTGATTCTCGGATTAAGTGAAAAAGATATTAAGAATCTTAAGTGGGCACAAGAGTTGCAAGTTGCAGATAAGCCTAGGGAATTAAGTCTGCTTTAG